Genomic window (Syntrophales bacterium):
AGGATTGACCGTTTTTATTCTTGTGCTGTTCGCAGGTATCTTCTCCACTGTTTTTGGTTTACCGGGAACGCTGATCATCCTCTTTGACGTTATCCTCTATGCCCTGTGTACCGGTTTTGAGAGGATCGGTTTTAAGATTATCGCCGTTCTGTTTATTATTGTCCTACTGGCGGAAACCCTCGATTTTGCGCTGCTGATGGCGGGTGCGGCGAGATTCAGAATGTCAAAGGGGATGATCTGGGCTTCCGTTGCCTGTGGCTTCATTGGCGCCATGCTGTTGACTCCTGCTTTCCTTGGCCTTGGTGCCGTTGCCGGGACCTTTCTCGGTGGCTTTGCCGGTATGTTGACCGTGGAGCTGATCCGACAGCACAGGCTGAAACCTGCATTCAGGACTGGCTACAGAGCTATAATGGGCAGAAGCGCCGGGATTCTACTAAAAGGCTTTTCTGCCCTCGTAATGACCGTTATTACTTTGTCAAATGTATACTCTTAGGAGCTATTCAGGTAGGCTTGAGAGGCACAATGCTTAGCAGTTTAATCGGGAAGTTGAGCAGCAAATAGGCAAGACAACTTTGTACCTTTGCCCCTATTAACCTCCTAAGAAACTTGAAGCGCAAGTTTCTTTTATTTATAACCCTAATGCGAAGCGTTGGGGTCATTTGCTGAGTAGTTATTATTCTTAGGGACTGAAAATATGAGCAAAACAAAATCCAGGGTTCGGGAATACGCAGAGGCGATCGTAATTGCCATCCTGATTGCCTTTTTCATCAGATCCTTTGTTGTCCAGGCCTTTAAGATACCATCCGGGTCCATGAAGCCTACCCTGCTCATTGGCGATCATATCTTGGTGAACAGATTTATTTACGGTATCAAGATACCCTATTTCAGAAAGGCACTTATTCCCATCGGTGATCCCAAAAGGGGAGATATTGTAGTGTTTATATATCCTGAGGATAGATCAAAGGATTTCATCAAAAGGGTCATCGGTGTCGGAGGCGATACCATTGAAATCAGGAACAAGAAGATCTATCTGAACAGCCTACCCTGTAACGACACCCACGGTGTTTATACCGATGATTTCATCATCCCCGGTTCGATCCAGCCCCGTGACAATTTCGGGCCGGTTACCGTCCCCAGGGGTTCCATTTTCGTCATGGGAGATAACAGAGACCAGAGCTACGATAGCAGATTCTGGGGGTTTGTAGACCTGAAAGATGTCCTGGGAAAGGCCTTTATTATCTACTGGTCATGGGACCGGGAAAACCATGATCTCCGGTGGAACAGGTTAGGGCAAATCCTCCATTAAGCAAAAAGAAGTCAGCAGTCAGAAATAAGGTGAAAGCTGATAAAACTTATACGCGAATCGGAAGAATGAATACAGGGATACCCCGCTGGTAGAGCCGCCTCTGCACGGCAAAGGACGTATAATTGTGTAAAGCGCGGGTAACCATTGAATCCCTGGGAAAAACCAGTTGACCCGCAAAAAACACACTGGAGGGAAACCGTTTGACCACCTGGGAGGCCAGTTTTTCCACTTCATGCACCACATCGGTACCCAGGGCAAATAAACCTTCCGCATAGTAACCGTGAGACCGCAACAATTCTTCATACTTCGACAGGTCCATTATCACTGTTTGCCGAAGGTTTTCGATCTCCTCTACACCCTTGAAACGACCGGCATCAATCACCCCGATCTGGATAAATATGAAATTCTTGAAATGATCAGGAAAAATCCTCAAAATGTTAAACAATGAGTGCAGACCTACACCGCTGAAGCCATTCACCATGATGATCGCCGTATTGGTAGTGGCCGTTGCCTTTGCCGGGGGAGCTTTCCTGACTTGCACCGCCGGTAGCGCCTCGGCACGTTTGGGAAGGGCGCCTGTGAGGAGAAGCTCCAGCCGCTTGAGTAAACGGCCGGTCTGGTTATAATGACGCTTGACAAAGATGGACAGGGTCACAAGAGAGGTTGTAATCACCAGCGTCAGCCATCCCCCCTCATGAAACTTTACAATAATCACCGAGATCAGGAGAAACGTGGTGAGGAGAAGACCGATACCGTTGATCGTTATCTTGCGCCCCCAGTTAGGATAGCGACGGCGCAATTTCCACCACCGGACAACCATACCTAATTGTGAAAGGGAAAAGGTCAGAAAGACGTTGATGCAGTAAAGCACCACTAAGAACCTCACCGATCCCCCGGAGACCCAGAGGATTACCGCCGAGGCGATGCCCATAATCAGAATGCCATTCTGGGTTACGAGGTGATCACTCAGGACGGAAAAACGGCTCGGCATCCAACCATCCAGGGCCATATTGGAAAGGATAGTAGGGCCGCCGAGGAAACCGGTCTGTGCTGCCACAACGAGAATCAGGGCCTCTGATATGAGT
Coding sequences:
- the lepB gene encoding signal peptidase I, which produces MSKTKSRVREYAEAIVIAILIAFFIRSFVVQAFKIPSGSMKPTLLIGDHILVNRFIYGIKIPYFRKALIPIGDPKRGDIVVFIYPEDRSKDFIKRVIGVGGDTIEIRNKKIYLNSLPCNDTHGVYTDDFIIPGSIQPRDNFGPVTVPRGSIFVMGDNRDQSYDSRFWGFVDLKDVLGKAFIIYWSWDRENHDLRWNRLGQILH
- a CDS encoding DUF456 domain-containing protein, producing the protein MSPLEITGLTVFILVLFAGIFSTVFGLPGTLIILFDVILYALCTGFERIGFKIIAVLFIIVLLAETLDFALLMAGAARFRMSKGMIWASVACGFIGAMLLTPAFLGLGAVAGTFLGGFAGMLTVELIRQHRLKPAFRTGYRAIMGRSAGILLKGFSALVMTVITLSNVYS
- a CDS encoding APC family permease, which codes for MEKEAASIKERLNRLLLGRERSPTEPGIFRKLSLVAFMAWIGLGSDGISSSCYGPQEAFLALGGHYSLAIILALLTALTVFIISASYMQIIETFPTGGGSYLVASKLLAPPVGMVAGCALIVDYVLTIAVSIASGSDAVFSFLPLIWQNYKLPASFAILIFMTVLNLRGVKESIRPLVPIFIIFILTHVITILYAIFSHLSDAPLLMERTTVELRGSVSQLGLGGTLFMILHAYSMGGGTYTGIEAVSNGMPFLREPRVETGKRTMLYMAVSLAFIAGGLILSYLFLQVTPQAGKTLNAVLFEQVAGQGLGGYGFVMVALISEALILVVAAQTGFLGGPTILSNMALDGWMPSRFSVLSDHLVTQNGILIMGIASAVILWVSGGSVRFLVVLYCINVFLTFSLSQLGMVVRWWKLRRRYPNWGRKITINGIGLLLTTFLLISVIIVKFHEGGWLTLVITTSLVTLSIFVKRHYNQTGRLLKRLELLLTGALPKRAEALPAVQVRKAPPAKATATTNTAIIMVNGFSGVGLHSLFNILRIFPDHFKNFIFIQIGVIDAGRFKGVEEIENLRQTVIMDLSKYEELLRSHGYYAEGLFALGTDVVHEVEKLASQVVKRFPSSVFFAGQLVFPRDSMVTRALHNYTSFAVQRRLYQRGIPVFILPIRV